One genomic segment of Panicum virgatum strain AP13 chromosome 2N, P.virgatum_v5, whole genome shotgun sequence includes these proteins:
- the LOC120661133 gene encoding calcium-transporting ATPase 5, plasma membrane-type-like isoform X5, giving the protein MASGTGSSPPPETGAPPVAAAATAEEKLEQAVEGAEEEEDAFDIPSKNASHDRLRRWRQAALVLNASRRFRYTLDLEREEEKENLKRMIRAHAQVIRAVFLFKEAGQKNLGESYSSIKLETLSQRFPVDLKKLTMLNRDHDTFIFQEVGGVRGLSDLLKSNLNKGVSPDEDELLRRRDIFGANTYPRKKRRSIWRFVFEACQDLTLVILMVAAAISLSLGMATEGAKDGWYDGGSIFFAVFLVIFVTATSDYRQSLQFQHLNEEKQNIQVEVIRGGKRIGASIFDLVVGDVVPLKIGDQVPADGILISGHSLAIDESSMTGESKIVHKDQRAPFLMSGCKVADGYGSMLVTGVGTNTEWGMLMANLSEDVGEETPLQVRLNGVATLIGIVGLSVAAAVLVVLWIRYFTGHTKNSDGTTQFVAGTTGVKQGFMGAIRIITIAVTIVVVAVPEGLPLAVTLTLAYSMRKMMQDKALVRRLSSCETMGSATTICSDKTGTLTTNKMTVVEAYFGGTKFDPCDNTGMMCTSVTALLIEGIAQNTNGTVFRPEDGGAAEVTGSPTEKAILSWGLMIGMDFKDVRSKSSIIHVHPFNSEKKCGGVALQVSDTEVHIHWKGAAEILLASCRSWLSTDGSVQPMSSSKHREFKKWIDDMAMSSLRCVAFAYCPCEPKMVPTESLDKWKLPEDDLTLIGVLGIKDPCRPGVRNAVQLCSIAGVKVRMVTGDNVETAKAIALECGILDTKDAASEPIVIEGKVFRDMSEAAREEIVEKITVMGRSSPNDKLLLVQSLKRKGHVVAVTGDGTNDAPALHEADIGLSMGISGTEVAKESSDIIILDDDFTSVVKVVRWGRSVYANIQKFIQFQLTVNVAALVINVVAAMSSGDVPLNAVECMVTILSFY; this is encoded by the exons ATGGCCTCAGGGACGGGGAGTTCTCCGCCGCCGGAGACCGGCGCGCcgccagtggcggcggcggcgacagcggaagagaagttggagcaggcggtggagggagcagaggaggaagaggacgcgTTCGATATACCCAGTAAGAACGCGTCGCACGATCGCCTGCGACGGTGGAGG CAAGCTGCTCTGGTCCTCAATGCTTCTCGTCGTTTTAGGTACACTCTAGACCTGGAAAGGGAGGAGGAGAAAGAGAACTTAAAAAGAATGATACGAGCTCATGCACAAGTGATACGA GCAGTATTTCTTTTCAAGGAGGCTGGCCAGAAGAATCTAGGAG AATCTTACAGCAGCATAAAACTTGAGACACTCTCTCAGAGATTTCCAGTTGATCTAAAAAAGCTCACGATGCTGAACAGAGACCATGACACCTTTATTTTCCAGGAGGTTGGAGGG GTTAGGGGGCTTTCAGATTTACTAAAGAGTAACTTAAACAAAGGAGTTAGTCCAGATGAGGATGAATTGTTGCGGAGGAGAGATATTTTTGGGGCAAACACATATCCACGCAAGAAAAGGAGAAGCATATGG CGTTTTGTATTTGAAGCTTGTCAGGATTTAACTCTTGTTATTCTAATGGTAGCTGCTGCTATATCATTATCACTGGGCATGGCAACAGAG gGTGCAAAAGACGGATGGTATGATGGTGGAAGCATATTTTTTGCTGTTTTTCTTGTAATATTCGTTACAG CTACCAGTGATTATAGACAATCTCTTCAGTTTCAACATCTGAATGAGGAGAAACAAAATATACAAGTTGAG GTCATCAGAGGTGGTAAAAGAATAGGAGCTTCAATATTTGACCTTGTTGTCGGTGACGTGGTTCCCCTCAAAATTGGTGACCAA GTTCCAGCAGATGGTATATTGATATCTGGTCATTCTCTTGCAATTGATGAATCCAGTATGACTGGGGAATCCAAAATT GTTCATAAGGACCAAAGGGCCCCTTTCTTGATGTCTGGTTGTAAGGTTGCAGATGGTTATGGCTCTATGCTG GTAACTGGTGTGGGTACCAATACTGAATGGGGTATGCTGATGGCTAACCTTTCAGAGGATGTTGGTGAAGAAACCCCACTACAG GTGCGTTTGAATGGTGTCGCTACTCTTATTGGTATTGTGGGTTTGtcagttgctgctgctgttctAGTCGTGCTTTGGATAAG ATATTTTACTGGACATACCAAAAATTCAGATGGGACTACTCAATTTGTGGCTGGAACAACTGGTGTAAAGCAGGGATTTATGGGGGCAATTAGAATTATAACAATCGCT GTGACTATTGTGGTCGTTGCTGTTCCTGAAGGACTTCCTTTAGCAGTAACGTTGAC CCTTGCATATTCAATGAGGAAGATGATGCAAGACAAGGCTCTG GTGAGACGACTCTCATCTTGTGAAACAATGGGATCAGCAACCACTATTTGCAGTGACAAAACTGGAACTCTTACCACGAATAAG ATGACAGTTGTTGAAGCATATTTTGGTGGAACAAAATTTGATCCTTGTGATAATACTGGCATGATGTGTACCAGTGTGACAGCTCTACTTATTGAAGGAATTGCACAGAACACGAACGGGACTGTGTTTCGGCCAGAG GATGGAGGAGCTGCTGAAGTTACTGGTTCACCAACTGAAAAAGCTATTCTTTCTTGGGGCCTAATG ATTGGGATGGATTTCAAGGATGTGAGATCGAAATCTTCAATTATTCATGTTCACCCTTTTAATTCAGAGAAGAAGTGTGGAGGCGTTGCATTGCAGGTG TCAGATACTGAGGTTCACATCCATTGGAAAGGGGCAGCTGAGATACTGTTAGCATCTTGCAGAAGCTGGCTTTCAACTGACGGTTCAGTTCAGCCAATGAGTTCCAGCAAG CATAGGGAATTTAAGAAATGGATTGATGATATGGCAATGAGTTCGCTGCGTTGTGTCGCTTTTGCGTATTGCCCTTGCGAGCCCAAAATGGTCCCAACTGAATCTCTAGATAAGTGGAAGTTGCCTGAGGATGATCTCACTCTTATTGGGGTGCTCGGAATAAAG GATCCTTGTCGACCAGGTGTGAGGAATGCTGTACAATTATGCAGTATTGCTGGTGTAAAG GTACGCATGGTCACAGGAGATAATGTTGAAACAGCAAAGGCTATAGCTTTGGAGTGTGGAATATTAGATACTAAAGATGCTGCTTCAGAACCTATTGTAATAGAGGGAAAAGTGTTCCGTGATATGTCTGAAGCTGCACGAGAAGAAATCGTTGAGAAAATTAca GTAATGGGTAGATCTTCTCCAAATGACAAACTTCTGCTTGTTCAATCTTTGAAAAGAAAAGGTCATGTTGTAGCTGTTACTGGTGATGGCACCAATGATGCTCCTGCATTGCATGAG GCTGATATAGGGCTTTCAATGGGTATCTCAGGAACAGAAGTTGCTAAGGAAAGCTCAGATATTATAATCTTGGATGATGACTTCACCTCTGTAGTCAAG GTTGTTCGATGGGGCCGGTCTGTTTATGCAAATATTCAGAAATTCATCCAATTCCAACTTACTGTTAATGTTGCTGCTCTAGTGATAAATGTGGTTGCTGCTATGTCCTCAGGGGATGTTCCTCTGAATGCCGTTGAG TGTATGGTGACCATTCTTTCCTTCTATTAA
- the LOC120661133 gene encoding calcium-transporting ATPase 5, plasma membrane-type-like isoform X4 — MTPLFSRRLEGGLSDLLKSNLNKGVSPDEDELLRRRDIFGANTYPRKKRRSIWRFVFEACQDLTLVILMVAAAISLSLGMATEGAKDGWYDGGSIFFAVFLVIFVTATSDYRQSLQFQHLNEEKQNIQVEVIRGGKRIGASIFDLVVGDVVPLKIGDQVPADGILISGHSLAIDESSMTGESKIVHKDQRAPFLMSGCKVADGYGSMLVTGVGTNTEWGMLMANLSEDVGEETPLQVRLNGVATLIGIVGLSVAAAVLVVLWIRYFTGHTKNSDGTTQFVAGTTGVKQGFMGAIRIITIAVTIVVVAVPEGLPLAVTLTLAYSMRKMMQDKALVRRLSSCETMGSATTICSDKTGTLTTNKMTVVEAYFGGTKFDPCDNTGMMCTSVTALLIEGIAQNTNGTVFRPEDGGAAEVTGSPTEKAILSWGLMIGMDFKDVRSKSSIIHVHPFNSEKKCGGVALQVSDTEVHIHWKGAAEILLASCRSWLSTDGSVQPMSSSKHREFKKWIDDMAMSSLRCVAFAYCPCEPKMVPTESLDKWKLPEDDLTLIGVLGIKDPCRPGVRNAVQLCSIAGVKVRMVTGDNVETAKAIALECGILDTKDAASEPIVIEGKVFRDMSEAAREEIVEKITVMGRSSPNDKLLLVQSLKRKGHVVAVTGDGTNDAPALHEADIGLSMGISGTEVAKESSDIIILDDDFTSVVKVVRWGRSVYANIQKFIQFQLTVNVAALVINVVAAMSSGDVPLNAVELLWVNLIMDTLGALALATEPPIDNLMKRHPVGRREPLVTNIMWRNIFIQALYQIAVLLIFNFDGKRILHLQNESREHADKMKNTFVFNAFVFCQIFNEFNARKPEEKNVFKGVTNNHLFMGIAGATTGLQILIIEFLGKFFDTARLNWRLWLLSVAIGAVSWPLAYLGKFIPVPVRPFQTYFKRCSCRRKPRQDEEQGGRS, encoded by the exons ATGACACCTTTATTTTCCAGGAGGTTGGAGGG GGGGCTTTCAGATTTACTAAAGAGTAACTTAAACAAAGGAGTTAGTCCAGATGAGGATGAATTGTTGCGGAGGAGAGATATTTTTGGGGCAAACACATATCCACGCAAGAAAAGGAGAAGCATATGG CGTTTTGTATTTGAAGCTTGTCAGGATTTAACTCTTGTTATTCTAATGGTAGCTGCTGCTATATCATTATCACTGGGCATGGCAACAGAG gGTGCAAAAGACGGATGGTATGATGGTGGAAGCATATTTTTTGCTGTTTTTCTTGTAATATTCGTTACAG CTACCAGTGATTATAGACAATCTCTTCAGTTTCAACATCTGAATGAGGAGAAACAAAATATACAAGTTGAG GTCATCAGAGGTGGTAAAAGAATAGGAGCTTCAATATTTGACCTTGTTGTCGGTGACGTGGTTCCCCTCAAAATTGGTGACCAA GTTCCAGCAGATGGTATATTGATATCTGGTCATTCTCTTGCAATTGATGAATCCAGTATGACTGGGGAATCCAAAATT GTTCATAAGGACCAAAGGGCCCCTTTCTTGATGTCTGGTTGTAAGGTTGCAGATGGTTATGGCTCTATGCTG GTAACTGGTGTGGGTACCAATACTGAATGGGGTATGCTGATGGCTAACCTTTCAGAGGATGTTGGTGAAGAAACCCCACTACAG GTGCGTTTGAATGGTGTCGCTACTCTTATTGGTATTGTGGGTTTGtcagttgctgctgctgttctAGTCGTGCTTTGGATAAG ATATTTTACTGGACATACCAAAAATTCAGATGGGACTACTCAATTTGTGGCTGGAACAACTGGTGTAAAGCAGGGATTTATGGGGGCAATTAGAATTATAACAATCGCT GTGACTATTGTGGTCGTTGCTGTTCCTGAAGGACTTCCTTTAGCAGTAACGTTGAC CCTTGCATATTCAATGAGGAAGATGATGCAAGACAAGGCTCTG GTGAGACGACTCTCATCTTGTGAAACAATGGGATCAGCAACCACTATTTGCAGTGACAAAACTGGAACTCTTACCACGAATAAG ATGACAGTTGTTGAAGCATATTTTGGTGGAACAAAATTTGATCCTTGTGATAATACTGGCATGATGTGTACCAGTGTGACAGCTCTACTTATTGAAGGAATTGCACAGAACACGAACGGGACTGTGTTTCGGCCAGAG GATGGAGGAGCTGCTGAAGTTACTGGTTCACCAACTGAAAAAGCTATTCTTTCTTGGGGCCTAATG ATTGGGATGGATTTCAAGGATGTGAGATCGAAATCTTCAATTATTCATGTTCACCCTTTTAATTCAGAGAAGAAGTGTGGAGGCGTTGCATTGCAGGTG TCAGATACTGAGGTTCACATCCATTGGAAAGGGGCAGCTGAGATACTGTTAGCATCTTGCAGAAGCTGGCTTTCAACTGACGGTTCAGTTCAGCCAATGAGTTCCAGCAAG CATAGGGAATTTAAGAAATGGATTGATGATATGGCAATGAGTTCGCTGCGTTGTGTCGCTTTTGCGTATTGCCCTTGCGAGCCCAAAATGGTCCCAACTGAATCTCTAGATAAGTGGAAGTTGCCTGAGGATGATCTCACTCTTATTGGGGTGCTCGGAATAAAG GATCCTTGTCGACCAGGTGTGAGGAATGCTGTACAATTATGCAGTATTGCTGGTGTAAAG GTACGCATGGTCACAGGAGATAATGTTGAAACAGCAAAGGCTATAGCTTTGGAGTGTGGAATATTAGATACTAAAGATGCTGCTTCAGAACCTATTGTAATAGAGGGAAAAGTGTTCCGTGATATGTCTGAAGCTGCACGAGAAGAAATCGTTGAGAAAATTAca GTAATGGGTAGATCTTCTCCAAATGACAAACTTCTGCTTGTTCAATCTTTGAAAAGAAAAGGTCATGTTGTAGCTGTTACTGGTGATGGCACCAATGATGCTCCTGCATTGCATGAG GCTGATATAGGGCTTTCAATGGGTATCTCAGGAACAGAAGTTGCTAAGGAAAGCTCAGATATTATAATCTTGGATGATGACTTCACCTCTGTAGTCAAG GTTGTTCGATGGGGCCGGTCTGTTTATGCAAATATTCAGAAATTCATCCAATTCCAACTTACTGTTAATGTTGCTGCTCTAGTGATAAATGTGGTTGCTGCTATGTCCTCAGGGGATGTTCCTCTGAATGCCGTTGAG CTTCTTTGGGTGAACCTTATCATGGACACACTGGGAGCTCTTGCATTGGCAACCGAACCACCAATAGACAACCTAATGAAGAGGCATCCTGTTGGTCGAAG GGAACCTCTTGTGACAAATATTATGTGGAGAAACATCTTTATCCAG GCTCTTTACCAGATAGCAGTTCTTCTCATCTTCAATTTTGATGGCAAAAGGATTCTGCATTTACAGAATGAAAGTAGGGAGCATGCTGATAAAATGAAAAACACCTTTGTCTTCAATGCATTTGTCTTTTGCCAA ATCTTCAATGAGTTTAATGCTCGCAAGCCTGAAGAGAAGAATGTCTTCAAGGGGGTTACAAACAACCACCTTTTCATGGGCATAGCGGGTGCAACTACTGGGCTTCAG ATATTGATAATTGAGTTCCTGGGGAAGTTTTTCGATACTGCTAGACTCAATTGGAGACTATGGCTTCTGTCAGTTGCTATTGGTGCAGTGAG TTGGCCACTGGCCTATCTCGGGAAATTCATTCCCGTGCCCGTCAGGCCATTCCAAACCTACTTCAAGCGTTGTTCTTGTCGTAGAAAACCACGCCAAG ATGAAGAGCAGGGCGGCAGGAGCTGA